A genomic window from Paramormyrops kingsleyae isolate MSU_618 chromosome 23, PKINGS_0.4, whole genome shotgun sequence includes:
- the LOC111839716 gene encoding cell adhesion molecule CEACAM1-like isoform X4 has protein sequence MDLKNLHFVFVLFSTIGCCVGQQTTLVNGIVGGNATLSIINPPSPLPSFATAVWVTSQSGQRVPVASYVNQHVKFGPIYDGRATLDITTGSLQINKLTLTDSGPYDVTLIFSDGTMLPQQRVLKVYEPVTAVSVTANVTSAVEFNDTVSLTCTAQGSDLFFQWFNGSSQIMPSDRVSLTNGNSTLAISSIRRYDRGPLKCTVQNVFTSQSANLTLDVSFGPENILVTATPQLKPLTSGSNVTLNCSAQSSPAALFSWAVNGNVLKDVGPVYKLDNVAVDKSGNYTCWAYNGKTQRYAASQSVQLTFHEKVSNTKIVGPSTPLIAGNSSANLTCQTTSGSLNTMEWQKDGRPLVPSSSVTISADKTSVFISPVQRKDHGEYQCKVTNPVSTDTAIYRLNVTYGPEKAHVDGLEAVEVGNLVHLDCVVEAAPACNFTWKLNDTVKAVTTSKYIIESTAYSDTGSYTCKAWNVVTGMTAWSQPHTLTVNEKGTLPEPLSGGAVAGIIIGVLVAVILIAIIAKSLMKRRKIESPY, from the exons ATGGATCTGAAAAACCTACATTTCGTTTTTGTGCTTTTCTCAACTATAG GATGCTGCGTCGGACAGCAGACCACTCTCGTGAATGGCATCGTGGGTGGCAATGCAACTCTAAGCATCATAAACCCCCCTTCGCCGCTTCCAAGTTTCGCCACCGCTGTTTGGGTCACCAGCCAGAGTGGACAACGTGTACCTGTAGCAAGCTATGTTAACCAACACGTTAAGTTCGGGCCCATATACGACGGCAGGGCAACTCTGGACATCACCACAGGGTCCCTGCAGATCAACAAGCTCACGCTGACAGACTCGGGACCTTATGATGTTACTCTGATTTTTAGTGATGGCACCATGCTGCCGCAACAGAGGGTCCTCAAAGTTTATG AGCCTGTCACTGCTGTGTCCGTGACAGCCAACGTGACCAGCGCTGTCGAGTTCAATGACACCGTTAGCCTAACCTGCACGGCTCAGGGCTCTGACCTCTTCTTCCAGTGGTTTAACGGCAGTTCTCAGATCATGCCTAGTGACCGTGTGAGCCTGACCAATGGCAACAGCACGCTGGCCATCTCCAGCATCCGGAGGTACGATCGGGGTCCTCTGAAGTGCACGGTGCAGAATGTCTTCACGAGCCAGAGTGCAAACTTAACTTTGGACGTCAGCT ttggACCCGAAAATATTTTGGTGACTGCAACTCCTCAATTAAAACCACTGACCTCAGGGTCCAATGTGACCCTAAACTGCTCAGCCCAGTCCAGTCCTGCTGCATTATTCTCCTGGGCTGTCAATGGAAACGTGCTCAAAGATGTAGGCCCAGTATACAAGCTGGATAATGTTGCTGTAGACAAAAGTGGCAACTACACCTGCTGGGCCTACAACGGCAAGACGCAGCGGTACGCGGCCTCCCAGAGCGTGCAGCTCACCTTCCATG AGAAAGTATCTAACACGAAGATCGTGGGCCCATCAACGCCGCTTATAGCTGGCAATAGCTCAGCTAACCTGACGTGTCAAACCACATCTGGCTCCCTCAACACCATGGAGTGGCAGAAGGATGGAAGGCCACTGGTCCCCAGCAGCTCTGTCACCATCTCTGCAGATAAGACGTCCGTATTCATCAGCCCTGTCCAGCGAAAGGACCACGGCGAGTACCAGTGCAAAGTCACCAATCCTGTCAGCACAGACACCGCAATCTACAGATTGAATGTCACTT ACGGCCCGGAAAAGGCCCACGTGGACGGACTGGAAGCAGTGGAGGTGGGCAACCTCGTTCACCTCGACTGCGTGGTAGAGGCAGCACCTGCCTGCAACTTCACCTGGAAGTTAAACGACACGGTAAAGGCTGTGACGACGTCGAAGTACATCATAGAGAGCACTGCGTACAGCGACACCGGGAGCTACACCTGCAAGGCCTGGAACGTGGTGACAGGCATGACCGCCTGGTCCCAGCCCCACACCCTTACTGTGAATG AGAAGGGAACCCTGCCGGAGCCGCTCTCAGGGGGGGCCGTCGCGGGCATCATCATCGGGGTCCTGGTGGCCGTCATTCTCATCGCCATCATCGCCAAATCCCTCATGAAGCGCAGGAA GATCGAATCACCGTACTAG
- the LOC111839716 gene encoding cell adhesion molecule CEACAM1-like isoform X2: MDLKNLHFVFVLFSTIGCCVGQQTTLVNGIVGGNATLSIINPPSPLPSFATAVWVTSQSGQRVPVASYVNQHVKFGPIYDGRATLDITTGSLQINKLTLTDSGPYDVTLIFSDGTMLPQQRVLKVYEPVTAVSVTANVTSAVEFNDTVSLTCTAQGSDLFFQWFNGSSQIMPSDRVSLTNGNSTLAISSIRRYDRGPLKCTVQNVFTSQSANLTLDVSFGPENILVTATPQLKPLTSGSNVTLNCSAQSSPAALFSWAVNGNVLKDVGPVYKLDNVAVDKSGNYTCWAYNGKTQRYAASQSVQLTFHEKVSNTKIVGPSTPLIAGNSSANLTCQTTSGSLNTMEWQKDGRPLVPSSSVTISADKTSVFISPVQRKDHGEYQCKVTNPVSTDTAIYRLNVTYGPEKAHVDGLEAVEVGNLVHLDCVVEAAPACNFTWKLNDTVKAVTTSKYIIESTAYSDTGSYTCKAWNVVTGMTAWSQPHTLTVNEKGTLPEPLSGGAVAGIIIGVLVAVILIAIIAKSLMKRRNSHLDLCAGSSKTIERSVFCLRLSLIYIVACL, from the exons ATGGATCTGAAAAACCTACATTTCGTTTTTGTGCTTTTCTCAACTATAG GATGCTGCGTCGGACAGCAGACCACTCTCGTGAATGGCATCGTGGGTGGCAATGCAACTCTAAGCATCATAAACCCCCCTTCGCCGCTTCCAAGTTTCGCCACCGCTGTTTGGGTCACCAGCCAGAGTGGACAACGTGTACCTGTAGCAAGCTATGTTAACCAACACGTTAAGTTCGGGCCCATATACGACGGCAGGGCAACTCTGGACATCACCACAGGGTCCCTGCAGATCAACAAGCTCACGCTGACAGACTCGGGACCTTATGATGTTACTCTGATTTTTAGTGATGGCACCATGCTGCCGCAACAGAGGGTCCTCAAAGTTTATG AGCCTGTCACTGCTGTGTCCGTGACAGCCAACGTGACCAGCGCTGTCGAGTTCAATGACACCGTTAGCCTAACCTGCACGGCTCAGGGCTCTGACCTCTTCTTCCAGTGGTTTAACGGCAGTTCTCAGATCATGCCTAGTGACCGTGTGAGCCTGACCAATGGCAACAGCACGCTGGCCATCTCCAGCATCCGGAGGTACGATCGGGGTCCTCTGAAGTGCACGGTGCAGAATGTCTTCACGAGCCAGAGTGCAAACTTAACTTTGGACGTCAGCT ttggACCCGAAAATATTTTGGTGACTGCAACTCCTCAATTAAAACCACTGACCTCAGGGTCCAATGTGACCCTAAACTGCTCAGCCCAGTCCAGTCCTGCTGCATTATTCTCCTGGGCTGTCAATGGAAACGTGCTCAAAGATGTAGGCCCAGTATACAAGCTGGATAATGTTGCTGTAGACAAAAGTGGCAACTACACCTGCTGGGCCTACAACGGCAAGACGCAGCGGTACGCGGCCTCCCAGAGCGTGCAGCTCACCTTCCATG AGAAAGTATCTAACACGAAGATCGTGGGCCCATCAACGCCGCTTATAGCTGGCAATAGCTCAGCTAACCTGACGTGTCAAACCACATCTGGCTCCCTCAACACCATGGAGTGGCAGAAGGATGGAAGGCCACTGGTCCCCAGCAGCTCTGTCACCATCTCTGCAGATAAGACGTCCGTATTCATCAGCCCTGTCCAGCGAAAGGACCACGGCGAGTACCAGTGCAAAGTCACCAATCCTGTCAGCACAGACACCGCAATCTACAGATTGAATGTCACTT ACGGCCCGGAAAAGGCCCACGTGGACGGACTGGAAGCAGTGGAGGTGGGCAACCTCGTTCACCTCGACTGCGTGGTAGAGGCAGCACCTGCCTGCAACTTCACCTGGAAGTTAAACGACACGGTAAAGGCTGTGACGACGTCGAAGTACATCATAGAGAGCACTGCGTACAGCGACACCGGGAGCTACACCTGCAAGGCCTGGAACGTGGTGACAGGCATGACCGCCTGGTCCCAGCCCCACACCCTTACTGTGAATG AGAAGGGAACCCTGCCGGAGCCGCTCTCAGGGGGGGCCGTCGCGGGCATCATCATCGGGGTCCTGGTGGCCGTCATTCTCATCGCCATCATCGCCAAATCCCTCATGAAGCGCAGGAA CTCTCACCTGGATTTGTGTGCTGGATCCAGTAAGACAATTGAAAGGTCTGTCTTCTGCTTGAGATTATCATTGATTTATATTGTGGCATGTCTGTAG
- the LOC111839716 gene encoding cell adhesion molecule CEACAM1-like isoform X1 produces MDLKNLHFVFVLFSTIGCCVGQQTTLVNGIVGGNATLSIINPPSPLPSFATAVWVTSQSGQRVPVASYVNQHVKFGPIYDGRATLDITTGSLQINKLTLTDSGPYDVTLIFSDGTMLPQQRVLKVYEPVTAVSVTANVTSAVEFNDTVSLTCTAQGSDLFFQWFNGSSQIMPSDRVSLTNGNSTLAISSIRRYDRGPLKCTVQNVFTSQSANLTLDVSFGPENILVTATPQLKPLTSGSNVTLNCSAQSSPAALFSWAVNGNVLKDVGPVYKLDNVAVDKSGNYTCWAYNGKTQRYAASQSVQLTFHEKVSNTKIVGPSTPLIAGNSSANLTCQTTSGSLNTMEWQKDGRPLVPSSSVTISADKTSVFISPVQRKDHGEYQCKVTNPVSTDTAIYRLNVTYGPEKAHVDGLEAVEVGNLVHLDCVVEAAPACNFTWKLNDTVKAVTTSKYIIESTAYSDTGSYTCKAWNVVTGMTAWSQPHTLTVNEKGTLPEPLSGGAVAGIIIGVLVAVILIAIIAKSLMKRRKKKEECCTNTGELAECPSKSCTNTGEQAECPSKSCTNTGEQANAADTES; encoded by the exons ATGGATCTGAAAAACCTACATTTCGTTTTTGTGCTTTTCTCAACTATAG GATGCTGCGTCGGACAGCAGACCACTCTCGTGAATGGCATCGTGGGTGGCAATGCAACTCTAAGCATCATAAACCCCCCTTCGCCGCTTCCAAGTTTCGCCACCGCTGTTTGGGTCACCAGCCAGAGTGGACAACGTGTACCTGTAGCAAGCTATGTTAACCAACACGTTAAGTTCGGGCCCATATACGACGGCAGGGCAACTCTGGACATCACCACAGGGTCCCTGCAGATCAACAAGCTCACGCTGACAGACTCGGGACCTTATGATGTTACTCTGATTTTTAGTGATGGCACCATGCTGCCGCAACAGAGGGTCCTCAAAGTTTATG AGCCTGTCACTGCTGTGTCCGTGACAGCCAACGTGACCAGCGCTGTCGAGTTCAATGACACCGTTAGCCTAACCTGCACGGCTCAGGGCTCTGACCTCTTCTTCCAGTGGTTTAACGGCAGTTCTCAGATCATGCCTAGTGACCGTGTGAGCCTGACCAATGGCAACAGCACGCTGGCCATCTCCAGCATCCGGAGGTACGATCGGGGTCCTCTGAAGTGCACGGTGCAGAATGTCTTCACGAGCCAGAGTGCAAACTTAACTTTGGACGTCAGCT ttggACCCGAAAATATTTTGGTGACTGCAACTCCTCAATTAAAACCACTGACCTCAGGGTCCAATGTGACCCTAAACTGCTCAGCCCAGTCCAGTCCTGCTGCATTATTCTCCTGGGCTGTCAATGGAAACGTGCTCAAAGATGTAGGCCCAGTATACAAGCTGGATAATGTTGCTGTAGACAAAAGTGGCAACTACACCTGCTGGGCCTACAACGGCAAGACGCAGCGGTACGCGGCCTCCCAGAGCGTGCAGCTCACCTTCCATG AGAAAGTATCTAACACGAAGATCGTGGGCCCATCAACGCCGCTTATAGCTGGCAATAGCTCAGCTAACCTGACGTGTCAAACCACATCTGGCTCCCTCAACACCATGGAGTGGCAGAAGGATGGAAGGCCACTGGTCCCCAGCAGCTCTGTCACCATCTCTGCAGATAAGACGTCCGTATTCATCAGCCCTGTCCAGCGAAAGGACCACGGCGAGTACCAGTGCAAAGTCACCAATCCTGTCAGCACAGACACCGCAATCTACAGATTGAATGTCACTT ACGGCCCGGAAAAGGCCCACGTGGACGGACTGGAAGCAGTGGAGGTGGGCAACCTCGTTCACCTCGACTGCGTGGTAGAGGCAGCACCTGCCTGCAACTTCACCTGGAAGTTAAACGACACGGTAAAGGCTGTGACGACGTCGAAGTACATCATAGAGAGCACTGCGTACAGCGACACCGGGAGCTACACCTGCAAGGCCTGGAACGTGGTGACAGGCATGACCGCCTGGTCCCAGCCCCACACCCTTACTGTGAATG AGAAGGGAACCCTGCCGGAGCCGCTCTCAGGGGGGGCCGTCGCGGGCATCATCATCGGGGTCCTGGTGGCCGTCATTCTCATCGCCATCATCGCCAAATCCCTCATGAAGCGCAGGAA GAAGAAAGAGGAGTGCTGCACAAACACTGGGGAGCTGGCGGAGTGCCCATCCAAAAGCTGCACAAACACTGGGGAGCAGGCGGAGTGCCCATCCAAAAGCTGCACGAACACTGGGGAGCAGGCTAATGCTGCAGATACAGAGAGCTAG
- the LOC111839716 gene encoding cell adhesion molecule CEACAM1-like isoform X3, which produces MDLKNLHFVFVLFSTIGCCVGQQTTLVNGIVGGNATLSIINPPSPLPSFATAVWVTSQSGQRVPVASYVNQHVKFGPIYDGRATLDITTGSLQINKLTLTDSGPYDVTLIFSDGTMLPQQRVLKVYEPVTAVSVTANVTSAVEFNDTVSLTCTAQGSDLFFQWFNGSSQIMPSDRVSLTNGNSTLAISSIRRYDRGPLKCTVQNVFTSQSANLTLDVSFGPENILVTATPQLKPLTSGSNVTLNCSAQSSPAALFSWAVNGNVLKDVGPVYKLDNVAVDKSGNYTCWAYNGKTQRYAASQSVQLTFHEKVSNTKIVGPSTPLIAGNSSANLTCQTTSGSLNTMEWQKDGRPLVPSSSVTISADKTSVFISPVQRKDHGEYQCKVTNPVSTDTAIYRLNVTYGPEKAHVDGLEAVEVGNLVHLDCVVEAAPACNFTWKLNDTVKAVTTSKYIIESTAYSDTGSYTCKAWNVVTGMTAWSQPHTLTVNEKGTLPEPLSGGAVAGIIIGVLVAVILIAIIAKSLMKRRNSHLDLCAGSSKTIERIESPY; this is translated from the exons ATGGATCTGAAAAACCTACATTTCGTTTTTGTGCTTTTCTCAACTATAG GATGCTGCGTCGGACAGCAGACCACTCTCGTGAATGGCATCGTGGGTGGCAATGCAACTCTAAGCATCATAAACCCCCCTTCGCCGCTTCCAAGTTTCGCCACCGCTGTTTGGGTCACCAGCCAGAGTGGACAACGTGTACCTGTAGCAAGCTATGTTAACCAACACGTTAAGTTCGGGCCCATATACGACGGCAGGGCAACTCTGGACATCACCACAGGGTCCCTGCAGATCAACAAGCTCACGCTGACAGACTCGGGACCTTATGATGTTACTCTGATTTTTAGTGATGGCACCATGCTGCCGCAACAGAGGGTCCTCAAAGTTTATG AGCCTGTCACTGCTGTGTCCGTGACAGCCAACGTGACCAGCGCTGTCGAGTTCAATGACACCGTTAGCCTAACCTGCACGGCTCAGGGCTCTGACCTCTTCTTCCAGTGGTTTAACGGCAGTTCTCAGATCATGCCTAGTGACCGTGTGAGCCTGACCAATGGCAACAGCACGCTGGCCATCTCCAGCATCCGGAGGTACGATCGGGGTCCTCTGAAGTGCACGGTGCAGAATGTCTTCACGAGCCAGAGTGCAAACTTAACTTTGGACGTCAGCT ttggACCCGAAAATATTTTGGTGACTGCAACTCCTCAATTAAAACCACTGACCTCAGGGTCCAATGTGACCCTAAACTGCTCAGCCCAGTCCAGTCCTGCTGCATTATTCTCCTGGGCTGTCAATGGAAACGTGCTCAAAGATGTAGGCCCAGTATACAAGCTGGATAATGTTGCTGTAGACAAAAGTGGCAACTACACCTGCTGGGCCTACAACGGCAAGACGCAGCGGTACGCGGCCTCCCAGAGCGTGCAGCTCACCTTCCATG AGAAAGTATCTAACACGAAGATCGTGGGCCCATCAACGCCGCTTATAGCTGGCAATAGCTCAGCTAACCTGACGTGTCAAACCACATCTGGCTCCCTCAACACCATGGAGTGGCAGAAGGATGGAAGGCCACTGGTCCCCAGCAGCTCTGTCACCATCTCTGCAGATAAGACGTCCGTATTCATCAGCCCTGTCCAGCGAAAGGACCACGGCGAGTACCAGTGCAAAGTCACCAATCCTGTCAGCACAGACACCGCAATCTACAGATTGAATGTCACTT ACGGCCCGGAAAAGGCCCACGTGGACGGACTGGAAGCAGTGGAGGTGGGCAACCTCGTTCACCTCGACTGCGTGGTAGAGGCAGCACCTGCCTGCAACTTCACCTGGAAGTTAAACGACACGGTAAAGGCTGTGACGACGTCGAAGTACATCATAGAGAGCACTGCGTACAGCGACACCGGGAGCTACACCTGCAAGGCCTGGAACGTGGTGACAGGCATGACCGCCTGGTCCCAGCCCCACACCCTTACTGTGAATG AGAAGGGAACCCTGCCGGAGCCGCTCTCAGGGGGGGCCGTCGCGGGCATCATCATCGGGGTCCTGGTGGCCGTCATTCTCATCGCCATCATCGCCAAATCCCTCATGAAGCGCAGGAA CTCTCACCTGGATTTGTGTGCTGGATCCAGTAAGACAATTGAAAG GATCGAATCACCGTACTAG